The Xanthomonas sp. CFBP 8443 genome has a window encoding:
- a CDS encoding LacI family DNA-binding transcriptional regulator yields the protein MGKRQGRAGSAVTLLDVARHAGVSPMTASRVINHHPRVGAAMRERVEASIKTLGYRPNLAGRSLRTASLARIGVLYSNPSAAYLNQFMLGILEQSSLDGSQVLVEKSDDIGSQRAATERLLEAGVDGVILPPPLCDSQQTIEELDARGIPVVAVATGAPMHGVSSVRIDDYQAACAITRHLIELGHRDIGFISGDPKHTPSALRSRAFFDTMAAAGLPVAATRVADGLFTYRSGLLAATALLQVASRPTAILCSNDDMAAAAVAIAYSLRLRVPEDLSVAGFDDTPVATTIWPELTTIHQPVTAMGRAAVALLLSEIRQRRDGLPNRGVHQVMKYTLVTRGSTAPPAEPPLLQAVG from the coding sequence ATGGGCAAACGGCAAGGTCGTGCAGGCTCGGCGGTGACGCTGCTGGATGTGGCGCGGCACGCGGGCGTCTCGCCGATGACCGCTTCGCGCGTGATCAACCACCACCCGCGGGTGGGCGCGGCGATGCGCGAGCGCGTCGAGGCCTCGATCAAGACGCTGGGCTACCGGCCCAACCTTGCCGGGCGCTCGTTGCGCACCGCCAGCCTGGCGCGGATCGGCGTGCTGTACAGCAACCCCAGCGCGGCCTATCTCAACCAGTTCATGCTCGGTATCCTCGAGCAAAGCAGCCTGGACGGCAGCCAGGTGCTGGTGGAAAAGAGCGACGACATCGGCAGCCAGCGCGCCGCCACCGAGCGCCTGCTCGAAGCCGGCGTGGACGGGGTGATCCTGCCGCCGCCGCTGTGCGACTCGCAGCAGACCATCGAGGAACTGGACGCGCGGGGCATCCCGGTCGTCGCCGTGGCCACCGGCGCGCCGATGCACGGCGTCAGTTCGGTGCGCATCGACGACTACCAGGCCGCCTGCGCGATCACCCGCCACCTGATCGAGCTCGGCCACCGCGACATCGGCTTCATCAGTGGCGACCCCAAGCACACCCCGAGCGCGCTGCGCAGTCGCGCGTTCTTCGACACCATGGCCGCGGCCGGCCTGCCGGTCGCCGCCACGCGCGTGGCCGACGGCCTGTTCACCTACCGCTCCGGGCTGCTCGCCGCGACCGCGCTGCTGCAAGTCGCGTCGCGCCCGACCGCGATCCTGTGCAGCAACGACGACATGGCCGCCGCCGCGGTGGCCATCGCCTACAGCCTGCGCCTGCGCGTGCCCGAGGACCTGTCGGTCGCCGGCTTCGACGATACCCCGGTGGCGACCACGATCTGGCCCGAGCTGACCACCATCCACCAGCCGGTCACCGCGATGGGCCGCGCCGCGGTCGCGCTGCTGCTCAGCGAGATCCGCCAACGCCGCGACGGCCTGCCCAACCGCGGCGTCCACCAGGTGATGAAGTACACGCTGGTCACGCGCGGCTCGACCGCGCCGCCGGCAGAGCCGCCGTTGCTGCAGGCAGTGGGCTAG